The following proteins come from a genomic window of Pseudomonas sp. MAG733B:
- a CDS encoding DNA-3-methyladenine glycosylase produces MSDLYLPATKFLASIDDDWRRHIATVGPCLHQPHAARDPYESLVRAIAYQQLHAKAGNAIVGRLLALFPSSAFPRPEQIVATDFDRLRSCGFSASKIATIQGIAQAALDGVVPDYATALAMDDEALIERLNTLRGVGRWTVEMLLIYSLERPDILPADDFGVREGYRRLKGLDVQPTRKQMIEIGLAWSPYRTVAAWYLWRVAGK; encoded by the coding sequence ATGTCCGACCTTTATTTGCCCGCGACGAAATTCCTGGCGTCTATCGATGACGATTGGCGTCGGCATATCGCCACCGTAGGCCCGTGCCTGCATCAACCCCACGCGGCTCGTGATCCCTATGAGTCGCTGGTGCGGGCGATTGCCTATCAACAACTGCACGCCAAGGCCGGGAATGCGATTGTCGGTCGGCTGCTGGCGTTGTTTCCATCGAGCGCGTTCCCGCGACCGGAGCAAATCGTCGCCACTGATTTCGACCGACTGCGCAGTTGCGGCTTTTCCGCCAGCAAGATCGCGACCATCCAGGGCATCGCCCAGGCGGCGCTGGATGGCGTGGTGCCGGATTACGCCACGGCGCTGGCCATGGACGATGAAGCGCTGATCGAGCGCCTGAACACGTTGCGCGGTGTGGGTCGCTGGACCGTCGAGATGCTGTTGATCTACAGCCTGGAACGGCCGGACATTCTGCCGGCCGATGACTTTGGCGTGCGTGAGGGGTATCGACGGCTGAAGGGGCTGGACGTGCAGCCGACGCGCAAGCAGATGATTGAGATCGGGTTGGCGTG
- a CDS encoding trifunctional transcriptional activator/DNA repair protein Ada/methylated-DNA--[protein]-cysteine S-methyltransferase, which translates to MNLQNTLLPPHAEMVRAMLERDTAYEGVFFTAVKTTGIFCRPGCTARSPKPENVEFFAHADECLAAGYRACLRCKPMDAAAIAPDWVQKLLRSVDIDPELRWTDAQLQAEGIEPLKLRRWFKQHFGMTFHAWLRTRRLGMALGGIKQGDSIDSAAFDSGYESLSGFRDAFQKSFHITPGRAANSEPLLFTRLTTPLGPMIAMAERRGLVLLEFLDQPSLTREVDALQNRYGYAVAPGHNGHLQQIEEQLAAYFAGHRTEFSVALHMPGSEFSRQVWAELAKIPYGRTTTYGAIAATLGKPGASRAVGLANGHNRLSIVVPCHRVIGADGSLTGYAGGQPRKAFLLRLENAAVQITEQLAL; encoded by the coding sequence ATGAACCTACAAAACACGCTGTTGCCGCCCCACGCCGAGATGGTTCGCGCCATGCTCGAACGAGACACCGCCTACGAGGGGGTGTTCTTCACGGCGGTCAAGACCACCGGGATCTTCTGCCGACCAGGCTGCACCGCACGCAGCCCGAAACCGGAGAATGTCGAGTTCTTCGCCCACGCCGATGAATGCCTGGCGGCGGGCTACCGCGCGTGCCTGCGTTGCAAACCCATGGACGCTGCTGCGATCGCGCCGGACTGGGTGCAGAAGCTGCTCAGATCGGTAGACATTGATCCCGAGCTGCGCTGGACCGATGCGCAGTTGCAGGCCGAAGGTATCGAACCGCTGAAATTGCGCCGCTGGTTCAAGCAGCATTTCGGCATGACCTTTCATGCCTGGCTGCGCACCCGACGGCTGGGCATGGCGTTGGGTGGGATCAAACAGGGCGATTCGATCGACAGCGCGGCGTTCGACTCAGGCTACGAATCCCTGAGCGGGTTTCGCGATGCCTTCCAAAAGTCTTTCCACATAACACCGGGCCGCGCCGCCAACAGTGAGCCCTTGCTGTTCACCCGGCTGACCACGCCGCTGGGGCCGATGATCGCCATGGCCGAGCGTCGTGGACTGGTGCTGCTGGAGTTTCTCGACCAGCCTTCGCTGACCCGCGAAGTGGATGCACTACAGAATCGCTATGGCTACGCCGTGGCACCGGGGCACAACGGGCATTTGCAGCAAATCGAAGAGCAACTGGCCGCGTACTTTGCCGGTCACCGCACTGAATTCAGCGTGGCCCTGCACATGCCCGGCAGCGAGTTCTCCCGCCAGGTCTGGGCCGAGCTGGCAAAAATCCCATACGGCCGAACCACCACCTACGGCGCTATCGCAGCGACGCTCGGCAAGCCTGGTGCCAGTCGCGCCGTGGGGCTGGCCAACGGACACAACCGCCTCTCGATTGTCGTGCCCTGCCATCGGGTGATCGGTGCCGACGGCTCGTTGACGGGCTACGCTGGAGGCCAGCCGCGCAAGGCGTTTCTGCTCAGGCTGGAAAACGCGGCGGTGCAGATCACTGAACAACTCGCACTCTGA
- a CDS encoding LysE family translocator: MDLATLTLFLPACFALNMAPGPNNLLSVSNSTRYGYRTACVAGVGRLLAFAGMIALASAGLAVVLQTSELLFYGIKILGAAYLFYLAWQLWRADPGVENVSTGAKAGLLALARQEFLVAAGNPKAILIFTAFLPQFVDPTRAITPQFAVLGAMFLVLEWIAIAAYAYMGLHMRRWFAKPSGKRIFNRCCAGLLSAAASVLLMARRA; the protein is encoded by the coding sequence ATGGACCTCGCCACCCTCACACTCTTTCTGCCGGCCTGCTTCGCCCTGAACATGGCGCCGGGGCCGAACAACCTGCTGTCGGTCAGCAACTCGACCCGCTACGGCTACCGCACCGCGTGTGTGGCCGGCGTCGGCCGCTTGCTGGCGTTCGCCGGGATGATCGCCCTCGCCTCGGCGGGCCTGGCGGTGGTGCTGCAAACCTCTGAGCTGTTGTTCTACGGAATCAAGATTCTGGGTGCCGCGTACCTGTTCTACCTCGCCTGGCAACTGTGGCGGGCTGACCCCGGTGTAGAAAACGTATCGACCGGCGCAAAAGCCGGATTGCTGGCGCTGGCCCGACAGGAGTTTCTGGTGGCGGCGGGCAATCCCAAGGCGATCCTGATCTTCACCGCGTTCCTGCCGCAATTCGTCGACCCGACCCGCGCCATCACCCCGCAATTTGCGGTGTTGGGCGCAATGTTCCTGGTACTGGAATGGATCGCCATCGCAGCCTACGCCTACATGGGTTTGCACATGCGTCGCTGGTTCGCCAAGCCGTCGGGCAAGCGGATATTCAACCGTTGCTGCGCGGGGTTGTTGTCGGCCGCGGCCTCGGTGTTGCTGATGGCGCGGCGGGCCTGA
- a CDS encoding DMT family transporter, with amino-acid sequence MERTSNLQNRTLDSNASGWINGLIGVVIFSGSLPATRLAVLEFDPVFLTVARATIAATLALCLLLLFKEKRPARSQIVPLIIVAMGVVVGFPLLTALALQYVTSAHSIVFVGLLPLATAVFGVLRGGERPRPVFWIFSVLGSLLVVGFAASQGLTASPQGDILMLLAILACGLGYAEGAKLSRTLGGWQVISWALVLALPVMAVLTWWRMPASFNGISTPAWFSLAYVSLFSMLIGFVFWYRGLAQGGIAAVGQLQLLQPFFGLALAATLLHEHVSIGMLGVTLAVILCVAGAKRFAK; translated from the coding sequence ATGGAACGGACTTCGAACCTGCAAAACCGGACGCTGGACAGCAATGCCAGTGGCTGGATCAATGGCCTGATCGGTGTGGTGATCTTCAGCGGTTCGCTGCCGGCGACCCGGCTGGCGGTGCTCGAATTTGACCCGGTATTCCTGACCGTGGCCCGCGCCACCATCGCGGCGACTCTGGCGCTGTGCCTGCTGCTGTTGTTCAAGGAAAAACGCCCTGCGCGCAGCCAAATCGTGCCGCTGATCATCGTGGCTATGGGCGTGGTGGTCGGCTTTCCCCTGCTGACCGCGCTGGCCTTGCAGTACGTGACCTCGGCGCACTCCATCGTCTTCGTCGGCCTGCTGCCACTCGCGACGGCGGTGTTCGGTGTACTGCGCGGCGGCGAGCGCCCACGGCCGGTGTTCTGGATTTTCTCGGTCCTGGGCAGTCTGCTGGTGGTCGGGTTCGCCGCCTCCCAAGGCCTGACCGCCTCACCGCAGGGCGACATCCTGATGCTGTTGGCGATCCTGGCCTGCGGCCTCGGTTATGCCGAAGGCGCGAAGTTGTCGCGCACGCTCGGCGGTTGGCAGGTGATTTCCTGGGCGCTGGTGCTGGCGTTGCCGGTGATGGCGGTGCTGACGTGGTGGCGGATGCCGGCGTCGTTCAACGGGATCAGCACGCCAGCGTGGTTCAGCCTGGCGTACGTGTCGCTGTTCAGCATGCTGATCGGTTTCGTGTTCTGGTATCGCGGGCTCGCCCAAGGCGGGATTGCCGCCGTCGGCCAACTGCAACTGCTGCAACCGTTTTTTGGCTTGGCACTGGCGGCCACCTTGCTGCACGAACACGTCAGCATTGGCATGCTTGGCGTCACGCTCGCAGTGATCCTCTGCGTCGCCGGAGCGAAGCGATTCGCCAAATGA
- a CDS encoding PLP-dependent aminotransferase family protein: MPRSRYKTLVDAFAADIRSGQLPPGTRLPTHRQLATEHGLALVTASRVYAELESMGLVSGETGRGTFVRETSLPPGQGISQSVVAAGMIDLNFNYPSLPGQADLLRNALRQLALSGDLEALLRYQPHAGRLHERASVARHLGERGLSVPAEQVLIVSGAQHGLAVVMMTLLKPGDVIAADALTYPGFKTLAETLHLEVLPIPVTENGPDLAALEKLCRSRPVRAVYSMPTLHNPLGWVMDVEQRERLVAIARQHDLTIIEDAAYAFLAENVPPPLAEMAPERTVYVSGLSKNIATGLRVGFIAAPAQWIAGFERTIMATTWNTPGVMTAIATAWLDDGTVLKLEAQKRADAQARQALAREVLAGLRTISHPSSYFIWLPLAEDARADQIAMALMREQVSVSPAEPFAITTHVPHAIRLALGSVDMDSLRQALVKVKRVVGYYS; this comes from the coding sequence ATGCCTCGTTCCCGCTACAAAACCCTGGTTGACGCCTTTGCCGCCGACATTCGCTCGGGGCAACTGCCGCCCGGTACGCGCCTGCCGACGCACCGGCAACTAGCCACCGAGCACGGCCTGGCGCTGGTCACCGCCAGCCGGGTGTATGCCGAGCTTGAAAGCATGGGCCTGGTCAGCGGCGAAACCGGGCGCGGGACGTTTGTCAGGGAAACTTCGCTGCCGCCGGGGCAGGGCATTTCGCAGTCCGTGGTGGCCGCGGGAATGATCGATCTGAACTTCAACTATCCGTCATTGCCCGGACAAGCTGACCTGTTGCGCAACGCGCTGCGTCAGCTCGCGTTGTCCGGCGATCTCGAAGCCCTTCTGCGCTACCAGCCCCACGCCGGACGCCTGCACGAACGCGCTTCAGTCGCGCGGCATTTGGGCGAGCGGGGTTTGAGTGTGCCGGCTGAACAGGTGTTGATCGTCAGCGGCGCCCAGCATGGCCTGGCGGTGGTGATGATGACGCTGCTCAAGCCCGGCGACGTGATCGCCGCTGACGCGTTGACCTATCCGGGTTTCAAGACGCTGGCCGAGACACTGCACCTTGAAGTCTTGCCCATTCCCGTGACGGAAAACGGGCCTGATTTGGCCGCGCTGGAGAAACTCTGTCGCAGCCGTCCGGTACGCGCCGTGTACTCGATGCCGACTTTGCACAATCCGCTGGGCTGGGTGATGGATGTCGAGCAGCGCGAACGGTTGGTGGCGATTGCGCGCCAGCATGACCTGACGATCATCGAGGACGCGGCCTACGCGTTTCTTGCCGAAAACGTTCCGCCACCGCTGGCTGAAATGGCGCCCGAGCGAACCGTGTACGTCAGCGGTTTATCCAAGAACATCGCCACCGGTTTGCGCGTCGGCTTTATCGCCGCGCCAGCGCAATGGATCGCCGGGTTTGAACGCACGATCATGGCGACCACCTGGAATACGCCGGGCGTGATGACGGCGATTGCCACGGCCTGGCTCGACGACGGCACCGTGCTCAAACTGGAAGCGCAAAAACGTGCGGACGCTCAGGCCCGGCAAGCGCTGGCGCGCGAGGTGCTGGCGGGGCTCAGGACCATCAGCCATCCGTCGTCGTATTTCATCTGGCTGCCGTTGGCCGAAGACGCCCGTGCCGACCAGATCGCCATGGCGTTGATGCGCGAGCAGGTGTCGGTGTCGCCCGCCGAACCCTTTGCCATCACCACCCATGTGCCGCACGCGATTCGCCTGGCGCTGGGCTCGGTGGACATGGACTCGCTGCGCCAGGCGTTGGTGAAAGTGAAGAGGGTGGTTGGCTATTACTCATAG
- a CDS encoding LysE family translocator, giving the protein MSLIMSMAAFALAASITPGPVNIVALSSGARFGFKASQRHVAGATLGFVLLLVLMGLGLHELLQIWPAMTQVVQWAGVAFLLYMAFKLAADNGQLEAKDSGRAPSMLYGAVMQWLNPKAWLACVAGMGAFVADGEARLVWQFAAVYLVICYVSVGCWAYAGTFLRGYLNNPAGMRWFNRVMALLLAVSAVYLLLP; this is encoded by the coding sequence ATGAGTTTGATCATGTCCATGGCCGCGTTTGCGCTGGCCGCTTCAATCACGCCGGGGCCGGTGAACATCGTGGCATTGAGTTCGGGGGCGCGTTTCGGCTTCAAGGCCAGTCAGCGGCATGTGGCCGGGGCGACCCTGGGATTTGTGTTGCTGCTGGTGCTGATGGGGCTCGGCTTGCATGAGTTGTTGCAGATTTGGCCGGCCATGACCCAGGTTGTGCAATGGGCCGGTGTGGCGTTCCTGTTGTACATGGCGTTCAAACTGGCGGCCGACAACGGGCAACTGGAGGCGAAGGACTCGGGCCGCGCGCCGTCGATGCTGTATGGCGCGGTCATGCAATGGCTCAATCCGAAGGCGTGGCTGGCCTGCGTGGCCGGCATGGGCGCATTCGTTGCCGATGGCGAGGCGCGTTTAGTCTGGCAATTCGCGGCGGTGTATCTGGTGATTTGCTATGTGTCGGTCGGGTGCTGGGCCTATGCAGGGACGTTCTTGCGCGGCTATCTGAACAACCCGGCGGGCATGCGCTGGTTCAACCGGGTCATGGCGTTGTTGCTGGCGGTGAGTGCGGTGTATCTGCTGTTGCCTTGA
- a CDS encoding AraC family transcriptional regulator: MKLSKPKDTDKAPRFWRDDALPFIEARAIADGREVCYTRHAHEHFSIGAITAGRSTYVHEQSQFEVSAGTVVLMNPGDVHACNPIDDQPWSYLMLYVDTAWLTDLQHQLGFSDDLAFRRFAITHTADVDLLAGLEALYEVLVDPQQDVLRKHSAAVEFFSEVQLRLNPIDQPLREPNFKLERAADFIREHCTQMLKLEDICEAAQLSPSYLIRAFKQHYGMTPHAFLVNRRIQFARDQLRSGKLIADVALEAGFADQAHFQRAFKQHLAATPGQYRG; this comes from the coding sequence ATGAAGCTCTCCAAGCCCAAGGACACCGACAAGGCCCCGCGTTTCTGGCGCGATGACGCCCTGCCCTTCATCGAGGCGCGCGCCATCGCCGATGGGCGCGAGGTCTGCTACACCCGGCACGCCCACGAGCACTTTTCCATCGGTGCGATCACCGCCGGGCGCAGCACTTATGTCCACGAGCAATCACAGTTCGAGGTCAGCGCCGGCACCGTGGTGCTGATGAATCCCGGTGATGTGCATGCCTGCAATCCGATCGACGACCAGCCCTGGTCGTACCTGATGCTGTACGTCGATACCGCGTGGCTCACTGACTTGCAGCATCAACTTGGATTCAGCGATGACCTGGCGTTTCGCCGATTTGCGATCACTCATACTGCTGACGTTGATCTGCTTGCGGGTCTTGAAGCTTTGTATGAAGTGCTGGTCGATCCGCAGCAGGATGTGCTGCGCAAACACAGCGCGGCGGTGGAGTTTTTCAGCGAAGTGCAGCTACGGCTGAACCCGATCGATCAGCCGTTGCGCGAGCCGAATTTCAAACTGGAACGCGCCGCCGATTTCATCCGCGAACACTGCACGCAGATGCTCAAGCTCGAAGACATTTGCGAGGCGGCGCAGTTGTCGCCGTCGTACCTGATCCGCGCGTTCAAGCAGCATTACGGCATGACGCCCCACGCCTTCCTGGTCAACCGGCGCATCCAGTTCGCCCGGGATCAATTGCGCAGCGGCAAGCTGATCGCCGATGTTGCACTCGAAGCAGGATTTGCCGATCAGGCGCATTTTCAACGGGCGTTCAAACAGCATCTGGCGGCGACGCCGGGACAGTATCGCGGCTGA
- a CDS encoding VOC family protein: protein MLHAQKLTPCLWFDGQAEEAANFYCAIFDHAKITAITHYGKAGQEVHGHAEGSVLTVSFELDGQTFTGLNGGPNFKFNEAISFQVNCQTQEEVDHFWGRLSAGGPVEAQQCGWLKDKYGVSWQIVPVAMMEMLKDPDTTKSQRAMAAMMQMKKLNIAELQRAFNGES from the coding sequence ATGCTCCACGCTCAAAAACTCACGCCCTGCCTGTGGTTCGATGGCCAGGCCGAAGAGGCTGCGAATTTCTATTGTGCGATCTTCGATCACGCAAAAATCACCGCCATCACGCATTACGGCAAGGCTGGACAAGAGGTTCACGGTCACGCCGAGGGTTCGGTACTGACGGTCAGTTTCGAACTCGATGGACAGACGTTCACCGGCCTCAACGGTGGTCCGAACTTCAAGTTCAACGAAGCGATCTCGTTCCAGGTCAACTGCCAGACCCAGGAAGAAGTTGACCACTTCTGGGGACGGTTGTCCGCTGGCGGGCCGGTTGAGGCGCAGCAGTGCGGCTGGCTCAAGGATAAATACGGCGTGTCGTGGCAGATCGTGCCGGTGGCGATGATGGAGATGCTCAAAGACCCTGACACAACCAAATCCCAGCGCGCCATGGCGGCGATGATGCAAATGAAAAAACTGAATATCGCCGAGCTGCAACGAGCCTTTAACGGCGAGAGCTAA
- a CDS encoding transmembrane sensor/regulator PpyR, producing MFHFFSNPQNVLQLSSRVLGVGLAMLLAGIYGAYLYEGHLSIIALVSLHAMTIVGPTLLKIGYVMRLLSQHRLSKPLKVALA from the coding sequence ATGTTCCATTTCTTCAGCAATCCTCAGAATGTTCTGCAACTCTCAAGCCGTGTACTCGGCGTTGGCCTGGCGATGCTGCTGGCCGGGATCTACGGCGCTTACCTTTACGAAGGTCACCTGTCGATCATCGCGCTGGTGTCGTTGCACGCAATGACCATCGTCGGTCCGACCTTGCTGAAAATCGGTTATGTGATGCGCCTGCTGTCCCAGCACCGGTTGAGCAAGCCTCTGAAAGTGGCGCTGGCCTGA
- a CDS encoding NnrS family protein gives MRKLAGAPVFSLGFRPFFLAGAAFAALAVAIWALWLYGRLPGAQPVGGMLAWHRHEMPFGFAVAIIAGFLLTAVPNWTGRPGLKGWPLIGLVLVWLLARIVWLLPVSPAVLLLLQVPFLPLLAGVLGRDLVAARKRDNYPILLMVALLAGCQAMTLWGLWIDDVGLQRRGALAALWLVAALMSVIGGRVIPFFIQRGLNRPASPIANPWPTRVLMVSGFFVALTFALGLHDVPRLWLAAVFLLMGVLHVFRLWRWHDRGMWGVPLLWSLYLSYVWLVVAVFAMALWHLGVMPQQSLATHSLAVGGVGGLILAMIARVSLGHTGRALVPSKAIVAGFVLVLFAGVLRVVLVPFSGLGLGLSALLWCLGFGVFLVRYSGVLFGPRV, from the coding sequence ATGCGCAAACTGGCCGGCGCCCCAGTCTTCAGTCTCGGCTTTCGTCCGTTCTTCCTGGCGGGCGCCGCGTTCGCCGCACTGGCGGTAGCGATCTGGGCGCTGTGGCTGTACGGCCGATTACCCGGCGCGCAACCGGTGGGCGGCATGCTTGCGTGGCACCGGCATGAAATGCCGTTCGGGTTCGCCGTGGCGATCATCGCCGGGTTCCTGCTGACGGCGGTGCCGAACTGGACGGGTCGACCAGGGCTCAAGGGCTGGCCGTTGATCGGGCTGGTGCTGGTTTGGCTGCTGGCACGGATCGTCTGGTTGTTGCCGGTTTCCCCTGCGGTGTTGCTGTTGCTGCAAGTACCTTTCCTGCCGCTGTTGGCCGGGGTGCTGGGCCGCGATCTGGTGGCTGCACGCAAGCGTGACAATTATCCGATTCTGTTGATGGTCGCGTTGCTGGCCGGGTGTCAGGCCATGACGCTGTGGGGCCTCTGGATCGACGACGTCGGCCTGCAACGGCGTGGTGCGTTGGCCGCGCTGTGGCTGGTGGCTGCGCTGATGAGTGTGATTGGCGGGCGGGTGATTCCGTTCTTTATCCAGCGTGGTTTGAATCGTCCGGCTTCACCGATTGCCAATCCATGGCCGACGCGGGTCCTGATGGTGAGTGGTTTTTTTGTTGCGCTGACATTTGCCCTTGGCTTGCACGACGTGCCCAGGCTTTGGCTGGCGGCGGTATTTTTGTTGATGGGTGTTTTGCACGTGTTTCGTCTGTGGCGATGGCATGACCGCGGCATGTGGGGTGTGCCGTTGTTGTGGTCGTTGTATCTGTCTTATGTGTGGCTGGTGGTGGCGGTTTTTGCCATGGCGTTGTGGCACCTGGGCGTGATGCCGCAGCAGAGTCTGGCGACTCACTCGCTGGCGGTGGGTGGCGTGGGTGGGTTGATTCTGGCGATGATTGCTCGGGTTAGTCTGGGGCATACGGGGCGCGCTTTGGTGCCTTCGAAAGCGATTGTTGCGGGGTTTGTTCTGGTGTTGTTTGCGGGGGTTTTGCGGGTGGTGTTGGTGCCGTTTTCCGGGTTGGGGCTGGGGTTGTCGGCGTTGCTTTGGTGTTTGGGGTTTGGGGTGTTTTTGGTGCGTTATAGCGGGGTTTTGTTTGGGCCTAGGGTTTGA
- a CDS encoding (2Fe-2S)-binding protein, with the protein MLTLNINGQDQELDVPADMPLLWVLRDVAHLTGTKFGCGMAQCGACTVHVDGAPLRSCITPATAVAHGQKILTIEGLSTDGSHPVQQAWAELDVVQCGYCQSGQIMSAAALLAKIPQPTDSDIDQALSGNICRCGTYPRIRAAVKRAAELG; encoded by the coding sequence ATGTTGACCCTGAACATCAATGGTCAGGACCAGGAGCTGGATGTCCCTGCGGACATGCCGTTGCTCTGGGTCTTGCGCGATGTCGCGCACCTGACCGGGACCAAATTCGGCTGCGGCATGGCCCAATGCGGCGCCTGCACCGTGCACGTCGATGGCGCTCCACTACGCTCCTGCATCACCCCCGCCACGGCCGTGGCCCACGGGCAAAAAATCCTCACCATCGAAGGCCTGTCCACCGACGGCTCGCACCCGGTGCAACAAGCCTGGGCTGAGCTCGACGTGGTGCAGTGCGGTTACTGCCAGTCCGGGCAGATCATGTCGGCGGCGGCGTTGCTGGCGAAGATTCCGCAACCGACCGACAGCGACATCGATCAGGCGCTGTCGGGCAACATCTGCCGTTGCGGCACCTATCCAAGAATCCGCGCCGCGGTCAAACGCGCCGCCGAGTTGGGTTGA
- a CDS encoding xanthine dehydrogenase family protein molybdopterin-binding subunit, translating into MNSLNPLSRRGFLKGSAVLGGGLVVAFVIPGAHRFAAAAENQGNVFAPNAFLRIGNDNSVTVLLGHSEMGQGIWTGLTMLIAEELDADWSKIKVEHSPASAADYGLAGFGGMQITGGSTSTWMEFDRYRQAGAAARLMLIEAAAKRFNVAPSQIRTESGVVIASDQRATYGELADDAGKLPVPDPASIKLKDAKDWKLIGKPTKRLDTPEKITGRAKFGMDVQFDGLMTAMVARSPVFGGSVKSFEGAEALAVPGVHKVVQVPTGVAVIADHYWAAKLGRDALHVEWDLGPNTGLDSQKLLEDFRKLAATPGLPASQAGDTKAALATAAKKIDVEYSVPYLAHAPMEPLNCTVKISKDKCEIWTGTQFQTLDQMVAGKITGLKPEQVEIHTEFLGGGFGRRANPTSDFVAEAVYVAKAAGGPVKTVWAREDDIRGGYYRSAFLHQAQVGLGADGMPVAWKHVMVGQSIMAGTMLEAAMVKDGIDKTSVEGVADSPYLEGMANHQVELHSPKTGISVLWLRSVGHSHTAFVMESLIDELASAAGKDPVEYRRTLLKEHPRHLGVLNLAVEKANRKAPLPDGHALGVAVHESFGSYVAQVAEVSQDNLAIRVHRVVCAVDCGIAVNPQSIAAQMESCIAFGLGFTLHSHLTFKGGQVVQSNYHDYQVLRLNEMPVVEVHIVPSSDKPGGIGEAGVPPTAPAVANAVFALTGQRLRELPLQLSGV; encoded by the coding sequence ATGAACAGTCTCAACCCGTTATCACGTCGCGGTTTTCTCAAGGGTTCTGCCGTGCTGGGCGGTGGGCTGGTGGTGGCGTTTGTCATTCCCGGTGCCCATCGTTTTGCCGCGGCGGCCGAGAATCAGGGCAATGTGTTCGCACCCAACGCCTTTCTGCGCATCGGCAACGACAACAGCGTCACGGTATTGCTCGGCCATTCGGAAATGGGCCAGGGCATCTGGACCGGCCTGACCATGCTGATCGCCGAAGAGCTGGACGCCGACTGGTCGAAAATAAAGGTCGAACATTCACCAGCCTCAGCCGCCGATTATGGTCTGGCCGGTTTCGGCGGGATGCAGATTACCGGTGGCTCGACCTCGACCTGGATGGAGTTCGATCGCTATCGCCAGGCGGGTGCGGCAGCGCGATTGATGTTGATCGAGGCGGCGGCGAAGCGCTTCAACGTGGCGCCTTCGCAGATTCGCACCGAATCGGGCGTGGTGATTGCCAGCGACCAGCGCGCTACTTACGGCGAACTGGCTGATGACGCCGGCAAGCTCCCGGTGCCGGACCCTGCGTCGATCAAACTCAAAGATGCCAAGGACTGGAAACTCATCGGCAAACCCACCAAGCGCCTGGACACGCCGGAGAAAATCACCGGGCGTGCAAAATTCGGCATGGATGTGCAGTTCGATGGCCTGATGACTGCCATGGTCGCCCGTTCGCCGGTGTTTGGCGGCAGCGTAAAATCCTTCGAAGGCGCGGAAGCGCTGGCGGTGCCCGGCGTGCACAAAGTGGTGCAGGTGCCGACCGGCGTGGCAGTGATCGCCGATCACTATTGGGCGGCGAAGCTGGGGCGCGATGCGCTGCACGTCGAGTGGGACCTGGGGCCGAACACCGGTCTCGACAGTCAGAAACTGCTGGAGGACTTTCGCAAACTCGCCGCCACTCCCGGTCTGCCGGCCAGTCAGGCGGGAGATACCAAGGCTGCGCTGGCAACAGCGGCAAAGAAAATCGATGTCGAGTACAGCGTGCCGTACCTGGCCCACGCACCGATGGAGCCGCTCAACTGCACCGTGAAAATCAGCAAAGACAAATGCGAAATCTGGACTGGCACGCAGTTCCAGACTCTGGACCAAATGGTCGCCGGGAAAATCACCGGGCTCAAACCCGAGCAGGTCGAGATCCACACCGAGTTTCTTGGCGGCGGTTTCGGTCGGCGAGCCAATCCGACGTCGGACTTTGTCGCCGAAGCGGTGTACGTCGCCAAAGCGGCTGGTGGACCGGTAAAAACCGTTTGGGCGCGCGAGGACGATATCCGCGGCGGCTACTACCGCTCGGCTTTCCTGCATCAGGCGCAGGTCGGTTTGGGAGCCGATGGCATGCCGGTGGCGTGGAAGCATGTGATGGTCGGGCAGTCGATCATGGCCGGCACCATGCTAGAAGCGGCCATGGTCAAGGATGGTATCGACAAGACCTCGGTCGAAGGTGTGGCGGACAGTCCCTACCTTGAGGGGATGGCCAACCATCAGGTTGAACTGCACTCACCGAAAACCGGCATCAGTGTGCTGTGGTTGCGGTCGGTGGGGCACAGTCATACGGCGTTTGTCATGGAATCGTTGATCGATGAACTGGCCAGCGCGGCGGGCAAAGACCCGGTGGAGTACCGGCGGACACTGCTCAAGGAACATCCGCGACACCTGGGCGTGTTGAACCTTGCGGTGGAAAAAGCCAATCGGAAAGCGCCGCTGCCGGACGGCCATGCCTTGGGCGTGGCGGTGCATGAGTCGTTTGGTAGTTATGTGGCGCAGGTCGCCGAGGTGTCCCAGGACAACCTGGCGATCCGCGTGCATCGGGTGGTGTGTGCGGTGGATTGCGGGATTGCGGTGAATCCGCAGAGCATCGCGGCGCAAATGGAATCGTGTATCGCCTTTGGCCTGGGTTTTACCTTGCACAGTCACCTGACGTTCAAGGGCGGCCAAGTGGTGCAATCCAACTACCACGACTATCAAGTGCTGCGGCTCAACGAGATGCCGGTGGTTGAAGTGCACATCGTGCCCAGCAGCGATAAACCCGGTGGCATCGGCGAGGCCGGCGTGCCGCCGACGGCGCCGGCGGTGGCCAACGCGGTGTTCGCCCTGACCGGACAACGCCTGCGTGAGCTGCCGTTGCAGCTGTCGGGGGTGTGA